One window of the Clostridium sp. MB40-C1 genome contains the following:
- a CDS encoding peptidylprolyl isomerase — MNPVVTIKMKNGDVIKAELYPEIAPNTVNNFISLINKGFYDGVIFHRVIPGFMIQGGDPQGTGMGGPGYSIKGEFTSNRFKNDLKHLRGVLSMARSMAPNSAGSQFFIMVQDSPHLDGQYASFGKVIEGIENADKIVNTKTDYSDRPYEDQVMEKVTVDTFGVEYPEPEKM, encoded by the coding sequence ATGAATCCAGTAGTAACTATTAAAATGAAAAATGGGGATGTTATAAAAGCGGAGTTATATCCAGAAATTGCTCCTAATACAGTAAATAATTTTATAAGTCTTATAAATAAAGGATTTTATGATGGAGTAATATTTCATAGAGTAATTCCAGGTTTTATGATTCAAGGGGGAGACCCACAAGGGACAGGAATGGGTGGACCTGGTTATTCTATTAAAGGCGAATTTACATCGAATCGTTTTAAAAATGATTTAAAACATCTTAGAGGAGTTTTATCTATGGCAAGAAGTATGGCTCCTAATTCAGCAGGAAGTCAGTTCTTTATAATGGTGCAAGATTCACCACACTTAGATGGTCAGTATGCTTCTTTTGGTAAAGTAATAGAAGGAATAGAAAATGCAGACAAAATAGTTAATACAAAGACAGATTACAGTGATAGACCTTATGAAGATCAGGTTATGGAAAAAGTAACAGTTGATACTTTTGGAGTAGAATATCCTGAACCTGAAAAAATGTAA